In Gasterosteus aculeatus chromosome 15, fGasAcu3.hap1.1, whole genome shotgun sequence, a single genomic region encodes these proteins:
- the ola1 gene encoding obg-like ATPase 1: MPPKKAEAPKEAKLIGRFGTSLKIGIVGLPNVGKSTFFNVLTKSQAAAENFPFCTIDPNESRVPVPDERFDFLCQYHKPASKVPAFLNVVDIAGLVKGAHSGQGLGNAFLSNISACDGIFHMTRAFDDEDIIHVEGNVDPVRDIEIIHEELRLKDEEMIPSILDKLEKTAIRGGDKKLKPEYDIMLKVKNWIVEEKKHVRFYPDWNDKEIDVLNKYLFLTSKPMIYLVNLSEKDYIRKKNKWLAKIKEWVDAHDPGAVVIPVSGCVESKLQDMEEEERNKYCEEMKTQSVLTKIIKTGYATLQLEYFFTAGPDEVRAWTIRKGTRAPQAAGKIHTDFEKGFIMAEVMKYDDFKEEGSENAAKAAGKYRQLGRNYVVDDGDIIFFKFNTPNAPKKKP; this comes from the exons ATGCCCCCAAAAAAGGCAGAAGCCCCCAAAGAGGCTAAATTGATTGGACGATTTGGAACCTCACTGAAGATTGGAATTGTGGGATTACCAAATGTTGG GAAATCCACCTTTTTCAATGTGCTGACCAAAAGccaagcagctgcagagaaCTTCCCGTTCTGCACAATTGATCCAAATGAGAGCAGAGTACCTGTGCCCGATGAGCGCTTCGATTTCCTCTGCCAGTACCACAAACCAGCCAG TAAGGTTCCAGCTTTTCTGAATGTCGTGGACATTGCTGGTCTGGTGAAGGGAGCTCACTCAGGACAGGGACTTGGAAACGCCTTTCTCTCCAACATCAGTGCCTGTGACGGCATCTTCCACATGACAC GTGCGTTTGATGACGAGGACATAATCCATGTGGAGGGTAACGTTGACCCAGTGAGGGACATTGAGATCATCCATGAAGAGCTGCGACTAAAGGACGAGGAAATGATTCCGTCAATCCTTGACAAGCTGGAGAAAACTGCCATCAGAGGAGGTGACAAAAAACTTAAACCTGAATAT GATATCATGTTGAAGGTGAAGAACTGGATAGTAGAGGAGAAGAAACATGTCCGATTTTACCCTGACTGGAACGACAAAGAG ATTGATGTGTTGAACAAATACCTGTTTCTGACCTCCAAGCCCATGATCTACCTGGTTAATCTCTCGGAGAAGGATTACATCAGGAAAAAGAACAAGTG GTTGGCGAAAATCAAGGAGTGGGTAGACGCTCATGACCCCGGCGCCGTGGTCATTCCCGTGAGTGGATGTGTTGAGTCTAAACTGcaggacatggaggaggaggagaggaataaGTACTGCGAGGAAATGAAGACGCAGAG cGTTCTGACTAAAATAATCAAAACCGGCTACGCCACACTACAGCTGGAGTACTTCTTCACAGCTGGACCAGATGAGGTGCGAGCGTGGACCATCAGG AAAGGAACCAGGGCTCCTCAAGCTGCAGGAAAGATCCACACTGACTTTGAGAAAGGCTTCATCATGGCGGAGGTGATGAAGTACGATGACTTCAAAGAGGAGGGAAGTGAAAATG
- the LOC120832776 gene encoding transformer-2 protein homolog alpha has protein sequence MSDIEKDFREQDSQPGSRSASPRGSVKSTSRSPARSKDGSHHSRSRSRSQSRSKSRSRSHRSSRRHYSRSRSRSHRHRSRSRSRSWEYRRHRSHSRSPMSNRRRHIGNRANPDPHNCLGVFGLSLYTTERDLREVFSKYGPLSGVNIVYDQQSRRSRGFAFVYFENCEDSKEAKERANGMELDGRRIRVDFSITKRAHTPTPGIYMGRPTYGGGGSGGGGGGGGGSGSGGSTSGGSSRRASRDYDRSYDRSYDRSYDRDYDRYDDREYRSYRRRSPSPYYSRGYRSRSRSRSYSPRHY, from the exons ATGAGCGACATCGAGAAAGATTTTAGGGAGCAG GACTCGCAGCCTGGCTCTAGGAGTGCGTCCCCTCGGGGCTCAGTTAAATCCACCAGCCGCTCCCCAGCGCGGTCAAAAGATGGCTCCCATCACTCCAGGTCGAGATCCCGATCTCAATCCCGATCCAAATCCAG GTCCCGTTCCCACCGGAGTTCGCGCAGGCATTATTCGCGCTCTCGTTCCCGCTCCCACCGACACCGGTCCAGGAGCCGTTCTCGTAGCTGGGAGTACCGCCGGCATAGGAGCCATAGCCGCTCCCCCATGTCAAACCGGCGTAGACACATTGGAAACAGG GCTAACCCAGACCCACACAACTGTCTGGGTGTCTTTGGACTGAGTCTGTACACCACGGAGAGAGACCTGAGGGAGGTTTTCTCTAAATACGGCCCTTTGAGTGGCGTCAACATTGTGTATGACCAGCAGTCGCGTCGCTCAAGGGGCTTTGCCTTTGTCTACTTTGAGAACTGTGAGGACTCCAAGGAG GCCAAGGAGCGTGCTAATGGGATGGAGCTCGATGGGCGCAGGATCCGAGTGGACTTCTCCATCACAAAGCGGGCCCATACACCCACTCCTGGAATCTACATGGGACGGCCCACATA tggtggtggtggcagtggcggaggaggtggaggcggtggaggcaGCGGCAGTGGCGGTAGCACCAGTGGTGGTTCGTCGCGACGTGCTTCAAGGGACTATGACAGGAGCTACGACAGAAGTTATGACAGAAGTTATGATCGTGACTACGATCGCTATGACGACAGAGAGTACAGATCATACAG ACGCAGATCTCCATCTCCGTACTACAGCAGAGGCTACCGCTCACGATCCCGGTCTCGGTCCTACTCGCCAC GTCACTACTGA
- the senp2 gene encoding sentrin-specific protease 2, producing MYGWIVDGLSSLFEPVTRQNTTDWPGKGDGVEAGARRQETLGRPAKRNYQSVDVADGVFQSDQLEVKRRRRDVVVGFVKKTAAGVASLLRLRNPPTTSREKSRHYEDVPPVTLMGIDELHTSWLKSTEWRMSKPVIRMNERSGKNPFQSSSPPSIRKYSGTGLPDQERRGSLQLLPSRPAVRVGTTNPDLTCNGFGHHRCYKPSLTVEEAIKQNDKEHYRRLLVMVSEKYSKSQPLPFNQTKPQDESLSQVDHQTAASGKALNPGCRKALYTASPSVFTWRNASATKERWGSFPFSKTFSGALEETQPVGCVKHKPSADLDLSTEVATRLNLVDREPPAVVLPDAHAWHSDEDIPRLTKDMAAEVSCALAQRDPNLVLSAAFKLRITQRDLATLQEGGWLNDEVINFYLSLVMERCSSEAAGLKIYSFSTFFFPKLRGGGQDGGHTAVKRWTKAVDIFLYDLVLVPLHLGVHWAMAVIDFKSKTVKSYDSMGQRHDDVCSLLLLYLKEEHKVKKGRELDSPKWTVGSLRATEIPQQRNGSDCGVFVCKYADYIAKGRPLSFKQCHMPVFRKLMIWEILNRKLC from the exons ATGTATGGATGGATAGTCGACGGACTCTCGTCGCTGTTTGAGCCCGTTACGAGGCAAAACACCACCGACTGGCCCGGGAAAGGTGACGGCGTGGAGGCGGGAGCACGGCGACAGGAGACCCTCGGCAGACCGGCTAAACGCAACTACCAGAG cGTTGATGTTGCAGACGGCGTTTTCCAGAGTGACCAGCTAGAGGTGAAAAGAAGGAGGCGAG ATGTGGTCGTTGGCTTCGTGAAGAAGACGGCGGCCGGCGTAGCGAGCCTGCTCAGGCTGCGGAATCCGCCGACGACCAGTCGAGAGAAGTCGAGGCATTATGAAGACGTGCCG CCTGTTACTCTGATGGGGATAGACGAGCTCCACACCTCGTGGTTGAAAAGCACTGAGTGGAGAATGA gcaAACCAGTAATTAGAATGAATGAGAGGAGTGGGAAGAATCCCTTTCAGAGCTCTTCACCTCCTTCAATAAGGAAATACAG cgGCACAGGGCTGCCCGACCAGGAGAGGAGAGgctccctgcagctgctgccctcCAGACCTGCTGTGAGGGTGGGAACCACTAACCCTGATCTGACCTGTAATGGCTTTGGACACCACCGCTGCTACAAGCCCAGTCTTACTGTAGAAGAG GCCATAAAGCAGAACGATAAGGAGCACTACAGGCGCTTGCTGGTGATGGTATCCGAGAAGTACAGCAAAAGCCAACCACTACCTTTCAACCAAACAAAACCGCAAGA TGAGTCGCTTTCACAGGTCGACCACCAGACTGCTGCTTCAGGAAAAGCGTTGAACCCCGGCTGCAGGAAGGCGCTGTACACAG CTTCCCCAAGTGTGTTTACATGGAGAAATGCATCTGCTACCAAGGAAAG GTGGGGAAGCTTCCCATTTAGTAAGACATTCAGTGGAGCCCTTGAGGAAACGCAGCCTGTTGGCTGTGTGAAG CACAAACCGTCTGCAGATTTGGACCTTTCTACAGAAGTAGCTACTCGCCTCAATCTAGTGGACCGAGAGCCTCCTGCAGTCGTCCTCCCAGACGCACACGCGTGGCACAGTGATGAGGACATACCTAGGCTCACCAAG GATATGGCAGCAGAGGTGAGTTGTGCTCTGGCTCAGCGTGACCCCAACCTTGTCCTCAGCGCAGCTTTCAAACTACGCATCACACAGAGAGACCTGGCCACGCTGCAGGAAGGCGGCTGGCTCAACGATGAG GTGATAAACTTCTACCTGTCCCTGGTGATGGAGCGCTGCTCCAGTGAAGCAGCAGGATTAAAAATCTACTCGTTCAGCACCTTCTTCTTCCCGAAGCTGCGAGGAGGCGGGCAGGACGGAGGACACACGGCGGTGAAGCGCTGGACCAAGGCTGTCGACATTTTCCTCTACGACCTCGTCCTCGTCCCTCTGCACCTGGGCGTCCACTGGGCGATGGCT GTAATTGACTTTAAGTCAAAGACTGTGAAGTCCTATGACTCGATGGGACAGAGGCACGACGACGTCTGTAGTCTTTTACT ACTCTACCTTAAAGAGGAGCACAAAgtaaagaaagggagagagctTGACAGCCCAAAATGGACTGTTGGAAGCTTGAGGGCCACT GAGATTCCCCAGCAGAGAAATGGCAGTGACTGTGGTGTTTTTGTCTGTAAATATGCTGACTATATTGCAAAAGGAAGGCCGCTCTCCTTTAAACAG TGCCACATGCCTGTCTTCAGGAAGTTGATGATTTGGGAAATCCTCAATCGGAAACTATGTTAG